In Helicobacter sp. MIT 05-5293, the DNA window CGATTTTAGAAGCAATGTCTTTTGTGCCTTTTTCCACGATCATATTTGCGTTGCTTTTAAGTGTATCCATGAATGAATGAGCATAAGATGATTGAGAATCAATTTGAGCGGGATTGGGTGATGATTCGTGAAGAGATTCTTGCGAAGATTCTAAAGCAGAGTTTGGAGAGAGACTTTGGGTGGATTGTCGCATATCTTGTGCAGATTCTTGTATGACAGAATCTGTAATCTTATCCTCTAAAAGCCCTTTTGCCTCTAACTCTTCAAGTCGCGCAATCTCTCTGCGCACGGCGATTCTCTGTCGTGGTGTGAGTGTCAAATCTTTGCTAGGACAAACTTTCTCGCAAAAACCACACTCCATACATTGGTTGATAAAATCCTCAATAGCATTGGCAGGTTTGAGATTCTTTAAATGGATTGTATTGTCATCACAAATAATCACATCAGGATTGATAAGATTCTTTGCGTCAAAAATCTCCTTAATACGCCGATTGAGTGCGTATGCTTTCTTACCCCATTCCTTTTCCACAAAAGGCGCCATCATTCGCCCTGTGCCATGCTCGGCTTTTGTGCTACCGCCTAACGACACCACCATATCCACCATATCGTCCATAAAACGCGCGAAATTCTCCCTTTCTGTATCATCGCCTAAAAGCGGTGTAATAATAAAATGCACATTGCCAGAGAGCGCATGTCCAAAGATAATACCTTCAAAATGATATTTCTCAAAAAGCGTGGTGATTTTTTCCATACCCGGCGCGAAAGATTCTGTCTCAAAGCAAATATCCTCTGTAATCACCGTGCTTCCACTGCGCCTTGTCGAAGCCGAAATAGGCAATAATCCTTTGCGGATTTTCCACCATGAATCTTGTTGCTTAGAATCATAGCTAAACTCCTCGCCAAAAAGACTGGGAGCGGATTTGAGTGCGGATTTGATACGACTAACCTTTGATTCTAAACCCTCTTTTGTAGAATCTTCAAGCTGGACAAGCAAGGCGCAATTCCCTTTTTTTGCACGAAAAATAATCTCTGGGATACCCTCCAAATGGCTCACTGCGTCCAAACAACCATAATCCATCATCTCTGCAGCACTCACAATATCCTCATTATGCGCGAGAATCTTCACTGCTTCTGACGCACCAAGCAGATTCTCATAGAAAAGCAATGCACAAGCCTTAAAAGCATAATCCTCCACGCATTCATACTCTACGCGTGAAACAAAGCCCAAAGTCCCTTCCGCTCCGATAAAAATGTGATTGAGAATATCTTTAATATCACTAAAATCAAGCAACGCATTGAGGCTATAGCCGGTCGTATTTTTAATCGCAAACTTACGCTTAATCAATGCCTTAAGTTTAGAATCTGCAAGAATCTGCTCTCGCAAGGCAAGTAGAGAATCCACCATGCCTTTATGTGTGCGCATAAATGTGTGGAGATTCTTTTCATCGCTCGTATCAAGCACAAAACCATCATGCAAAATCACGCGCACTGACTTAATCGTATTGTAGCTATTTTGCTTTACACCGCAACACATTCCGCTAGAGTTATTCGAAAAAATCCCGCCAATCATTGCATTATTGATTGTCGCAGGATCAGGTCCGATTTTCTTCCCAAAGGGTTTAAGCGCAGCATTTGCATCGCTACCTATCACACCACAAGAGAGCCAAATAGATTGGGGACTTTCTGAATCTGCGGACATAGAATTGCGTGAAGAAGCCTTTTTATGCTTAGATTCAGAATCTGAAGGATTGAAAACAAACTTCATATCCTGCCAATAACTATTCGCAAGCACAAGCACGCCCTCACTGCAAGCTTGTCCGCTTAGGCTTGTCCCTGCAGCACGAAAACTAAGAGGAACATTGAAGCGCAAACTCCATTTAAAAAGCTGACAAATCTCTTTTTCATTTTTCGCTCTCACCACGACTTGCGGGACATAACGATAGCAAGACGCATCTGTCCCATAGGCAAATCGCCGCAAATAATCCGTGTAGATTCTCCCTTTTAATGCCGACTTGGCAACACTCACAAATCCTTGATAATCTGGTTGCATCATTAAAACTCCTTATCCTTTGATGTCTAAAAGCTGCTCCTTAAACTCATACATAGGTTTGATATTTTGATCAAGCCTAATCACACCGACTTTAAATCCTCTAATATCCTCGAGATTCTTTTCCAAAATCTCTTTTGTGCTTTCGTATAGCACTTTTATATCAAGGATATTGTCTTGATTTTGATGTGTGATTTCACCCTCAATCATACCCAAAACAGGCATTATTGCAGTGAATCTTACTTTATTTGTAGCAATTTTTTTCACCTGCAAAATATTTTCTTTTTCACCCACAATCAGATTAAGCACTCCGCTTTTTAGTGCTAAAAGCATATTGCTTAAAAACAAAAATTCATTTTTACTTGATGCACTAGCAAGTTTTTGGAGAATAAAATCTTTAAAATCCTCAAAAATATTACTTTCTTCGGTTTGTTCTTCTAGTGAAAACAATGACTTCAAATCATCAATCGAAAAATGCAAAGGAGAGTGTTGGAAAGATTGTAGAATCTGCGGCTGCATCACAAGATTACGCAAAGCAATATGTCCTAAGGAGCTTTTTCCCATTTCACCCCAATATCTCCCTCCGATTAAAAGCTCTTTATGGCTTTTTGTCTCAATTTTTTGCGAACCAATTTGTAGCAAATACAAATCCCCTTTAAGTTTTGCCAACACCTTAATCGTAAGGGGCAATGAAGCGTTAAAATGCTTTTCCTTTGCGGCTGTATGAAGCAGCTGTGTGATTTGCGTAAGTCTAGGGATCATCGGCTTGCTATCTTTTTGTAAAAATCAGCTATGGCTAGGGCTGTGTCAAATTTAGAGCATTCCCCTACTTCAAACACCTCATCTTTGGCAATAAGCGTCATACGATTAGAATCTCCCCCAAAAGGACAAGTAGGGCTAATCACATTCAAACACACCATTTCGCATTGTTTTTGTGTAAGCATTGCTTTTGCCGACTGCAAAGCATTAGGTGCATCAAGCTCGGCTTTAAAGCCAATCTTGCAAACGCACGAAGAATCTAAACCCAAAAGAATATCTTGAGATTGCTCGCAAGTGATTTCAAGGTGCTTGCCGACTTGTTCTTTTTTGAGTTTTCCTTGAAAAGACTGCATAGGGATAAAGTCAGCAAGAGCCGCCGCCATAAAGATGATAGGTTTAGAATCAATACAATCTGCAAGATTCTGATTAATCTCTGTTTGAATTGCACAAGAAAAATCTTGCACACTTTGGGCAGGAATCTGCTTTATTCCTAGAGGTAAAATGACAGGAAAAGAGCTTGCAATCAAACTCACTTTTGCTCCACGCAAATAAAGTGCGAGTGCGAGAAAACTCGCTTGTTTGCCGCTAGAATGATTGGAAATATAGCGCACCTCATCAATATTTTCAATCGAACCTCCACCGGTGATAATCACTCTTTTTTCTGTCCAAAATGAATCACAACTCAAGCTTGAAGCAAGGGCAAAAATGATTTGATTCACATCGGCTATTGCACCCTCCCCTTCATCGCCGCAAGCAAGCTTACTCACACGAGAATCTACAATGCGATAGCCCATTGCTTGTAATTTATGGATATTTTCTTGTGTTTGAGGGGCGCGGAGCATTTGCGTATTCATCGCAGGAGCGAGAATCTTTGGTGCATTAGTCGCAAGCAGGGTTGAGAGCATCACATTATCGGCAATACCTGCAACAATTTTGGCAATTGTATTTGCTGTCGCTGGAGCGATCAATACGACATCTGCCCATTTGGCATAAGAAATATGGTTTGCACCCTCTGCTGTCCATGATTGACTCTCTTGCGTAAGAACGATATTTTGACTAAGTGCTTCAAAGCTAAGAGGTGCGATAAAAGCTTCGCTTTCTGGGCTCATCACGACTTTTATATGAGCGTCATATTTTCTCAATGTGCTGATAAGGTCAAGAATCTTATAAAGAGCAATAGAAGCACTGGTAAGGATAAGGATTTTTTTGTGTTTAAAAAGCGTTTGCATTATATTCCTTCTAGATTCTATAATATTTTATAGAATCTAGCACGGAAAAGCTTATTTTGAGGTAAGGTCTTTAATAAATCGATCAGCCAAGTAAGGTCCATCACCACTTGAACCAATGAGTTTGATTTTATCGACAATCCCACGGAACAATGCTTCTTCCTCGTGTTGCTCACTCACATACCATTGCAAGAAATTAAATGTAGCATAATCTTTCTTTTGCAATGTAAAATCTACAAGCTCATTGATAGATTGTGTGATTTTTTGCTCATGCGCATAAGTTTTTTCAAACACATCTAAAAGCCCATTAAAGCTTGATTCTGGAGCAGGGATTTGTGCGATACTGACTTTAGAATCTGTTTCGTTAAGATAAGTAATCAAACGCTTAGCATGGCTACTTTCTTCATCGGCGTGTTGGAACAAAAACAAACCCGCACCATCATAGCTATTTTCATAACACCAAGAACTCATACTCAAATAGAGATTAGCCGCATACATTTCTTTTGCAATTTGCTCGTTGAGCATTTTAACAATATCTTTTTCTATCATTTTCATTCCTTTAATGAGAATTTAAAGCGAAAGAATTGTAAAATGTTTTTTCTGATGTTTAGCTTAAAATTTTATCATTTTTCTATAATTTTGAGAATCTCTTGAGAATCCAACCACCATTCGTTTTTATCACTGCTGTATTCAAATCCTGATGATACGGGCTTTCCTTGCTCTCCTCTAAGTGTTTGATGATAATCAATAGGCGTTTGAAAATTAATTGTAGGCATAATAATAAAAAAATGTTCAAACTCTACGCACAAATGAGAATCATCTTTAGGCACCATCACTTCATGCAATTTTTCACCCGGGCGTATGCCAATCACCTTTAAAGGCAATTGTGGCGCAAGGGAGCGGGCTAAATCTACAATCTTCACGCTAGGAATCTTTGGGATAAAAATCTCCCCTCCATGCATTCTCTCTAAACTATCCAAAACAAATCGCACCCCTGATTGTAGTGTGATAAAAAAACGACTCATACGCTCATCGGTGATAGGCAACTCTTTTGCCCCCTCACTGATAAGTTTTTTAAAAAATGGTATCACTGAACCCCTTGAACCCACAACATTACCATAACGAACCACACTAAACTTCGATGCTTTGCTTCCTTTGATATTGTTTGCAGTAACAAAAAGTTTATCCGAGCAAAGCTTTGTCGCTCCATAAAGATTAATAGGGTTAGCAGCCTTGTCTGTGCTAAGGGCAATAATATGCTTGACATCATTGCTCAAACACGCGCTAATCACATTGCTCGCGCCATCAATGTTGGTTTTAATA includes these proteins:
- a CDS encoding FAD-linked oxidase C-terminal domain-containing protein, whose amino-acid sequence is MMQPDYQGFVSVAKSALKGRIYTDYLRRFAYGTDASCYRYVPQVVVRAKNEKEICQLFKWSLRFNVPLSFRAAGTSLSGQACSEGVLVLANSYWQDMKFVFNPSDSESKHKKASSRNSMSADSESPQSIWLSCGVIGSDANAALKPFGKKIGPDPATINNAMIGGIFSNNSSGMCCGVKQNSYNTIKSVRVILHDGFVLDTSDEKNLHTFMRTHKGMVDSLLALREQILADSKLKALIKRKFAIKNTTGYSLNALLDFSDIKDILNHIFIGAEGTLGFVSRVEYECVEDYAFKACALLFYENLLGASEAVKILAHNEDIVSAAEMMDYGCLDAVSHLEGIPEIIFRAKKGNCALLVQLEDSTKEGLESKVSRIKSALKSAPSLFGEEFSYDSKQQDSWWKIRKGLLPISASTRRSGSTVITEDICFETESFAPGMEKITTLFEKYHFEGIIFGHALSGNVHFIITPLLGDDTERENFARFMDDMVDMVVSLGGSTKAEHGTGRMMAPFVEKEWGKKAYALNRRIKEIFDAKNLINPDVIICDDNTIHLKNLKPANAIEDFINQCMECGFCEKVCPSKDLTLTPRQRIAVRREIARLEELEAKGLLEDKITDSVIQESAQDMRQSTQSLSPNSALESSQESLHESSPNPAQIDSQSSYAHSFMDTLKSNANMIVEKGTKDIASKIAKHQTHAPLTQKEILKELKKGYAYFGVQTCATCSMCASLCPLEIDTAKIASKLKREQAGFVAKRVANNLATHLPRTMKWGRNAIKVANFGSKYLGAGIAKSLSKGAHKVFSTPIVPTFMPKPNTYMLESKTSPENKSSVIYFSTCINRMFAPSVKMPDKRPIQEVFENVCRKAGVNVLYPQNLENLCCGKAFKDYQKPSDELAYETYKELVISASEEKLDIVCDHSACTYELLKRVEEFAKHSGISIKLYDMPQYIAQVLLPKLSIAPLEENIGLYMMCATKKGKWSDTLYQVAKACIKGEIIIHQKTECCGFAGNKGFTTPELNESALKEFKAFYEGLGDKKISHGYGSSSTCEIGLSEQSGFGWQNLIYLVDKCSQ
- the coaBC gene encoding bifunctional phosphopantothenoylcysteine decarboxylase/phosphopantothenate--cysteine ligase CoaBC; its protein translation is MQTLFKHKKILILTSASIALYKILDLISTLRKYDAHIKVVMSPESEAFIAPLSFEALSQNIVLTQESQSWTAEGANHISYAKWADVVLIAPATANTIAKIVAGIADNVMLSTLLATNAPKILAPAMNTQMLRAPQTQENIHKLQAMGYRIVDSRVSKLACGDEGEGAIADVNQIIFALASSLSCDSFWTEKRVIITGGGSIENIDEVRYISNHSSGKQASFLALALYLRGAKVSLIASSFPVILPLGIKQIPAQSVQDFSCAIQTEINQNLADCIDSKPIIFMAAALADFIPMQSFQGKLKKEQVGKHLEITCEQSQDILLGLDSSCVCKIGFKAELDAPNALQSAKAMLTQKQCEMVCLNVISPTCPFGGDSNRMTLIAKDEVFEVGECSKFDTALAIADFYKKIASR
- a CDS encoding ferritin, with amino-acid sequence MIEKDIVKMLNEQIAKEMYAANLYLSMSSWCYENSYDGAGLFLFQHADEESSHAKRLITYLNETDSKVSIAQIPAPESSFNGLLDVFEKTYAHEQKITQSINELVDFTLQKKDYATFNFLQWYVSEQHEEEALFRGIVDKIKLIGSSGDGPYLADRFIKDLTSK
- the pseB gene encoding UDP-N-acetylglucosamine 4,6-dehydratase (inverting); the protein is MGHLVDSKTILVTGGTGSFGKKFVQEVLTHHNPKKIIIYSRDELKQYEMKQAFDDKRMRYFIGDVRDKSRLEVALSGVDICIHAAALKHVPIAEYNPMECIKTNIDGASNVISACLSNDVKHIIALSTDKAANPINLYGATKLCSDKLFVTANNIKGSKASKFSVVRYGNVVGSRGSVIPFFKKLISEGAKELPITDERMSRFFITLQSGVRFVLDSLERMHGGEIFIPKIPSVKIVDLARSLAPQLPLKVIGIRPGEKLHEVMVPKDDSHLCVEFEHFFIIMPTINFQTPIDYHQTLRGEQGKPVSSGFEYSSDKNEWWLDSQEILKIIEK